GACTGGGTAGGCCAGCGCTTACATTTAAGCAGTATTTCAGTTAGTGCTAGGTCTGTTTGATGAACATTCTGGGTCTTTGTGCCTGAAACTCAGCAAATCGTGTATTTGCTTCAGGTGCTGCATGTGTGGTTGTGCAATCCTAACACATGTATGTTCTGGAACTCTAATCCTCCATTAATTAAACCCGTGTAATCACTTAAAGCAACGAAATGACGTCATAGAATGGCAGGAAGAAATGTAGGGTATGGCTGGTTCTTGTCTAAATATTACAGTTGTCTTGGCTGTTACAGGGCTATTTGTCATAATATATATTCAGCCAAAAGCCAACTTTACTATGGAATATAAACTAATGCAGAGTATAAAGCCAGTCGATGAGGTCACCCAGTGTCCACATaatatacaaatgtattttagGGCTGATGATGACAATGATGTACATTTTCTAGCACAAATCAAAAATGGATCTCCTTGAGGTTATCCATAAAGGGAAGATCGgagttaaataaaaacaaaatagtGCATTTCAATTCCATTTATTGCAGCCACATTAATGTCCAATTTCGGGACAAAAACTGAAAAATAGTTATGAGTATGTCATACTCATCATGGTCTTGTTTCACTTTAATCAGAGTGAATAAGGAAGGCTAGTAGAGCTTAAACAATTAGTCTGTTAGCAGAAAGTCCCTGTTGACCAAATCAATTTAAACATGTTAGATTAGATTCATTGAATTTTTGATGGACATTTTCTATTGTTCCTCCATTTGACAAATAAATGAGAAACTGATTTCTCAATCCAATAATTGGGAGAATTGTTTGTTGCCGCGCTAAACAGGAATTGAATCATTGAAATATGTCACTGCCTAGAAGTGGAGTTAACCGTTTGTTTTTGGTCTCATCCTATAGTCTGTTGTCACATCCCAGCAGCAGAGAGGACAGCATGATAATGCAGCGCCTTCTCGCTCATGGCACTCTGCGTCGGGTGGCAGCATCACGCCACTTCCTGCTGGGCGGCCCCGCGCATCAGACACCAGCAGCACCTTGTTGCTGTGTCCTCCGCCTGTCACTGCCCCCCCCCACCGGCCGCTGCTGGCTGTCCACCTCAGCCACCAGCCATGCAGCACATCAGCCCAAACACCAAGAGGAGCCCCAGGCCAGCGCCACCCCTCAGACACAGGAAGCTGCTCCTGAGGCTGTGGACCTGGACCCCCTGCAGGACAAGTCCATTGGTCTGGTGCAGAGGTTTAAGAAGACCTTCAAACAGTACGGGAAGGTGATGATCCCTGTTCATCTCCTCACCTCCTCCGTCTGGGTTGGAACCTTCTATTACGCTGCTATGAAGTGAGTCATGTGGGGTTCTCAGTTTGTTGAAATTATTTGAATTCATCTTTTGTCAATTCTACAATGTATTTATCTGCAAAGTTAACAAATCATGGTATAAATGTCATGCTGATTTAACAAAGCACAGTTTTTTGGCAGCTAATGGAAATGTTTCCCTGTGTTTCCCCTCCCCTCAGAGGTGTGAATGTAGTGCCCTTCCTGGAGTTTATCGGTCTACCAGAGAAAATAGTTTGCCTTTTAAGAGACTCTACAAGTGGGTATGCTCTGACTGCATATGCCATGTACAAGGTAATTTATCCTGGCATCCTCTGGGTTGGTATTGAAATGAACATTAAACATCTGTACTTATTATCAGCATCAAACCCTGTGTTAAGGTGAATAAGCAAACACATGTCCTGACCTTCCAGCTTGTATTAGCATACGTCTCATTTCCTCACTCAGTGAGATTGTAAAAAGAATACACATTATATCCAGCaagtgattttttttatttgtctttGTTCTTCACAGATTGCAACCCCTGCTAGATATACAATGACTCTTGGTGGCACGTCACTATCTGTTCAGTATCTCCGCAAGCATGGCTATTTAACCACACCACCGCCGGTTAAAGACTACATCCAAGACAgaatggaggagacaaaggacaAACTGTCggaaaaaatggaggagacaaaAGAGAGATTTTCTGAGAAAATGGAGGAAACAAAAGAGCGTTTCTCTGAGAAGATGGAAGAGACCAAGGACAAGTTTTCCGAGAAACtgcaggaaaccaaagacagagtTTCGGACAGAAAAACGTTTTTTAGAAAGAAAAACGATTAGTGTGTCCCATATACAGATTGCACCTTTTTAAGTATATTATCAAGTTTTGATTTCAGCAGTAATCAGTGAGTTTAGGGCAAGTAACAGAAGGCATTAATGACTGCTCGGAGAGAGACTTCCTGTCCTTACATTTCGCCTCACACATCTCAGTTATCAGCTGGTGTCTCTTCAGATGTCCTACTCAGTCCCTAGCAGTCCAGACTCTGGATCAGTCCTCTCAGAATGGATTCACACAGGCTCAGGTGATCTGCAATGTAAAACAAAGAGAAGCTAAGTTCTCTTTAAATACATTCAGGAAGACAAAAAGAGCTCTGTGCTTACATTGTACACAAATAACAGTCTCGTCAGTGCAAACAGAATTCAGAATGAAAGATCAGTGCCAATAGCTCTGTTAGGAAAATACAAATAATGCAGGCTCATGATTACCTGTGTGTTCATCAAAGCCTTCCTGGTGTCTTTTTCTAATGTAATTGGAAAGAAATTA
This genomic window from Pseudochaenichthys georgianus chromosome 16, fPseGeo1.2, whole genome shotgun sequence contains:
- the fam210ab gene encoding uncharacterized protein C18orf19 homolog B, with the translated sequence MIMQRLLAHGTLRRVAASRHFLLGGPAHQTPAAPCCCVLRLSLPPPTGRCWLSTSATSHAAHQPKHQEEPQASATPQTQEAAPEAVDLDPLQDKSIGLVQRFKKTFKQYGKVMIPVHLLTSSVWVGTFYYAAMKGVNVVPFLEFIGLPEKIVCLLRDSTSGYALTAYAMYKIATPARYTMTLGGTSLSVQYLRKHGYLTTPPPVKDYIQDRMEETKDKLSEKMEETKERFSEKMEETKERFSEKMEETKDKFSEKLQETKDRVSDRKTFFRKKND